A stretch of the Archangium violaceum genome encodes the following:
- a CDS encoding response regulator transcription factor encodes MPSAPVEPTPRILLVEDDERLASLVQTFLRSQGFEVSRVGDGQEAINAIRNEPPDCVILDILLPGMDGIEVCRRVRPTYPGWILMLTAQDEDINEVVALDTGADDYLTKPVRPHVLLSRLRALLRRASRGIPKVSEPSLGEGKVIATQELRIDGDRRTVSRAGEPIVLTDAEFDLLWLLASRAPAILTRDDILSELRGIEHDGLDRSIDMRISKLRRKLGDDQPPHQLIKTVRGRGYLFARS; translated from the coding sequence GTGCCTTCCGCCCCCGTGGAACCGACCCCGCGCATACTGCTCGTCGAGGATGATGAACGCCTGGCCAGTCTGGTCCAGACGTTCCTGCGGAGTCAGGGCTTCGAGGTCAGCCGGGTAGGAGACGGCCAGGAGGCGATCAACGCCATCCGGAACGAGCCGCCCGATTGCGTCATCCTGGACATCCTGCTGCCAGGAATGGATGGCATCGAGGTCTGCCGGCGGGTGCGGCCGACGTATCCCGGTTGGATCCTCATGCTCACCGCCCAGGATGAGGACATCAACGAGGTCGTCGCCCTGGACACCGGCGCGGACGACTACCTGACCAAGCCCGTGCGCCCGCACGTCCTGCTCTCCCGCCTGCGTGCACTGCTGCGGCGGGCGAGCCGCGGAATCCCGAAGGTGTCCGAACCTTCCCTCGGCGAGGGCAAGGTGATCGCCACCCAGGAACTGCGCATCGATGGCGACCGCCGCACGGTGAGCCGCGCCGGGGAACCGATCGTGCTGACCGATGCGGAGTTCGATCTGCTGTGGCTCCTGGCCAGCCGCGCTCCCGCCATCCTCACCCGCGACGACATCCTCTCGGAGCTGCGCGGAATCGAGCACGACGGCCTGGACCGCTCCATCGACATGCGCATTTCCAAACTGCGCAGGAAGCTGGGAGATGATCAGCCACCGCATCAGCTCATCAAGACCGTGCGAGGCCGGGGCTACCTCTTCGCCAGGAGCTGA
- a CDS encoding DUF2892 domain-containing protein — translation MESWNRMSTDSVRSHTPDGVNRKIDARVEKCVQAMAEQMDRPAISEYLRKLEHEWDLNRVVTVAASAVSVLGLVLAAKDGRGWKIVSGVAAGLLLQHGLFGFGPLSELVRALGVRTRKEIDLEKFALKALRGDFERIPHEGGPLARANAALVAAQS, via the coding sequence ATGGAATCCTGGAACCGGATGTCGACCGATTCGGTGCGCTCGCACACGCCGGACGGAGTGAACCGGAAGATTGATGCGCGGGTGGAGAAGTGTGTCCAGGCGATGGCGGAGCAGATGGATCGCCCGGCCATCAGCGAGTACCTGCGGAAGCTGGAGCACGAGTGGGACCTGAACCGGGTGGTGACGGTGGCGGCGTCGGCGGTCTCGGTGCTCGGGCTGGTGCTGGCGGCGAAGGACGGTCGGGGGTGGAAGATCGTGAGCGGAGTGGCGGCGGGACTGCTGCTGCAGCATGGCCTCTTCGGCTTCGGCCCGCTGTCGGAACTGGTGCGGGCGCTGGGCGTGCGGACGCGCAAGGAGATCGATCTGGAGAAGTTCGCCCTCAAGGCGCTGCGAGGCGACTTCGAGCGGATTCCGCACGAGGGAGGCCCCCTGGCGCGAGCCAACGCCGCCCTGGTGGCCGCCCAGTCCTGA
- a CDS encoding DUF7594 domain-containing protein, giving the protein MAATLVACGVDPGGPEERSGTTRQALTVVTPSDDSYVHESNSSSNYGSSTSVYLKTDPGTSRHGYLKFNVSGVSGVTSARLKVYGSASSATTLVAYETTDNWTESAITWANKPAVGSQVGSVSINTTAKYNEIDVTSYVSAQASGDGTVSFVLQESVGKYTTLNSSENASNPPQLEITANGGSGGDTQPPSTPANLTATGVSSSQINLSWSASTDNVGVTGYDVYRNGAFLKSVSGTSTSDTGLTASTTYSYQLKARDAAGNVSSGSNTALATTSGGTTSCANALATTADIQNAMKNAAPGSTLVIASGTYTGNRSTSGDPGGQGLFYSGRSGTASSPITLKSCDPSNPAILKGVAVNDGSYGIHLTGDYWQIRDLIITNAQKGIIIDNGNHNVLSHVEVHLIGDEGVHFRDGSSYNTLEHSKIHDTGNYQPGYGEGAYVGSDASSPYEHVVVGNVIRYTNFAGGITAEHIDIKEGADGTVVEYCTFDGTGISGANSADSFVDVKGVNTLIRYNEGYRNGNASVVDAFQVRTHGSGYATGVNNRFQNNTVDLDDAPGYVVYATSATTGTTASGDVRIGGGNLYNGNVNR; this is encoded by the coding sequence ATGGCCGCCACGCTCGTGGCCTGCGGAGTGGACCCGGGTGGGCCGGAGGAGCGCTCGGGCACGACGCGGCAGGCCCTCACCGTCGTGACTCCGTCGGATGACTCCTACGTCCACGAGAGCAATTCATCCTCCAATTACGGTTCGAGCACGTCGGTGTACTTGAAGACCGATCCGGGCACGAGCCGTCATGGCTACTTGAAGTTCAATGTGAGCGGCGTCTCTGGCGTGACGAGCGCCAGGTTGAAGGTGTACGGCAGCGCGTCGTCGGCCACGACCCTGGTGGCCTACGAGACGACGGACAATTGGACGGAGTCGGCCATCACCTGGGCCAACAAGCCGGCCGTGGGAAGCCAGGTGGGCAGCGTGTCGATCAACACGACCGCGAAGTACAACGAAATCGATGTGACGTCCTACGTGAGCGCCCAGGCGAGCGGAGACGGCACGGTCTCTTTCGTGCTGCAGGAGAGCGTGGGCAAATACACCACGCTGAACAGCAGCGAGAACGCCTCGAACCCTCCACAGTTGGAGATTACTGCGAATGGCGGCTCGGGCGGAGACACCCAGCCCCCCTCGACGCCCGCGAATCTGACGGCCACCGGGGTGTCCAGCAGTCAGATCAACCTGAGCTGGAGCGCCTCCACGGACAACGTCGGGGTGACTGGCTATGACGTCTACCGGAACGGCGCATTCCTGAAGAGCGTCAGCGGCACTTCGACGAGCGATACCGGCCTGACGGCCTCGACGACCTACAGTTATCAACTGAAGGCCAGGGACGCGGCGGGCAATGTCTCCAGTGGCAGCAACACGGCCCTCGCGACGACGAGCGGCGGCACGACTTCCTGTGCGAATGCGCTGGCGACGACCGCCGACATCCAGAACGCGATGAAGAACGCCGCACCGGGCAGCACCCTGGTCATTGCCTCGGGCACCTATACCGGCAACCGGTCCACGAGCGGAGATCCGGGCGGCCAGGGGCTGTTCTACTCGGGCAGGAGCGGCACGGCTTCCAGCCCCATCACCCTGAAGAGCTGCGATCCGAGCAATCCGGCCATCCTGAAGGGCGTCGCGGTCAACGATGGCTCCTACGGCATCCATCTGACCGGGGACTACTGGCAGATCCGGGACCTCATCATCACGAACGCGCAGAAGGGAATCATCATCGACAACGGAAACCACAATGTGCTGAGCCACGTCGAGGTTCACCTCATCGGGGACGAAGGCGTCCATTTCCGTGATGGCAGCTCCTACAACACGTTGGAGCACTCGAAGATCCACGACACGGGCAACTACCAGCCGGGATACGGCGAAGGCGCTTATGTCGGTTCCGATGCCAGCTCGCCCTATGAGCACGTCGTCGTGGGAAATGTCATTCGATACACGAACTTCGCCGGTGGCATCACCGCGGAGCATATCGACATCAAGGAAGGCGCGGACGGGACCGTCGTGGAGTACTGCACCTTCGACGGGACGGGTATCTCCGGGGCCAACAGCGCTGACAGCTTCGTGGACGTTAAGGGCGTCAACACCCTCATCCGGTACAACGAAGGCTACCGGAACGGGAATGCCTCCGTGGTGGACGCCTTCCAGGTCCGTACGCACGGCAGCGGTTATGCGACGGGCGTCAACAACAGGTTCCAGAACAACACCGTCGACCTGGATGATGCTCCGGGATACGTGGTGTATGCGACGAGCGCGACCACGGGCACGACGGCCTCCGGCGATGTCAGGATTGGCGGCGGGAATCTGTACAACGGCAACGTGAACAGATGA
- the pbpC gene encoding penicillin-binding protein 1C — protein MPSLLLSRKRLLQGALVLLGLTLVALAAVWWVPLPERLSQSHSVVVEYRDGSPAHVFLAPDERWRVPTVVEEVDPAYVQALLALEDKRFFWHPGVDPLAVVRAAVTNVLRGRRVSGASTLTMQLVRVLEPRPRTLTSKVIESLRAVQLEVRLSKKEILAAYLQFVPYGRNVEGVEAASLAYFGHRATHLSPAEMATLLAVPQNPNRRYPSPQNAARLKLARDEVAQRLFDEQALRLGPRGARVSPEAALAEVRATAVPSQLTPFPREAPHAAVWLRAQRPGRGRLRTTLEAGSQRLVERMMREAAPELGAKGIHNGAAVVVDRERAEVIALVGNFDFFDTAHGGQIPGFATTRSPGSALKPLIHALAIDQGIAGPEQLVPDIPTFYGTYAPRNFDGRFQGLVRLEDALSQSLNLPFVKLLQRLGVERFLGALRLAGVTSLHPDPGHYGLSASVGGIELTPLELAGVYLAIAEDGHARPLKLLDEGRPEAGAQTIFSPGAAWLTRRALSLRDRPDFPARRRLTGLPPRVHWKTGTSFGHRDAWAAGSGPRHTAVVWVGNFDNTPSVHLVGAEAAGPLLFDILEGLGPRGRLEDVDAVVPSELTQVEVCAYSGYLPTDACTQRRFVFAKRSHVPTETCPYHQRVEVDVKTGLAVTPSCRAGRQTESRVYLSWPASIRRWLAEQHRLLPQPPAPAPGCEPGGVQRAPEILSPGQGQVALLIPGVPADQQEVPLEAEAEGDRELTWFVDGVFLASARADERVWWAPSVGTHEILVSDDRGLSARRTLEVRERR, from the coding sequence ATGCCGTCACTTCTTCTCTCCAGGAAGAGGCTCCTCCAGGGCGCCCTCGTCCTTCTGGGCCTCACGCTCGTCGCTCTCGCCGCGGTCTGGTGGGTGCCCCTGCCCGAGCGACTCTCGCAGTCACACTCGGTTGTCGTGGAGTACCGGGACGGTTCGCCGGCGCATGTCTTCCTGGCGCCGGACGAGCGGTGGCGGGTGCCCACGGTGGTGGAGGAGGTGGATCCGGCCTACGTCCAGGCGCTGCTGGCGTTGGAGGACAAGCGCTTCTTCTGGCACCCGGGCGTGGACCCCCTCGCGGTGGTTCGCGCGGCGGTGACGAACGTGCTGCGAGGCCGGCGGGTGTCCGGGGCGTCCACGCTGACCATGCAGCTGGTGCGGGTGCTGGAGCCCCGGCCGCGTACCCTCACGTCCAAGGTCATCGAGTCCCTACGAGCCGTGCAGCTGGAGGTGCGGCTGTCCAAGAAGGAGATCCTCGCGGCCTACCTGCAGTTCGTTCCCTACGGGCGGAACGTGGAAGGGGTGGAGGCGGCGTCACTGGCGTACTTCGGGCACCGGGCGACGCACCTGAGTCCGGCGGAGATGGCGACGCTGCTGGCGGTGCCGCAGAACCCCAACCGGCGCTACCCCTCGCCGCAGAACGCGGCGCGGCTGAAGCTGGCGCGGGACGAGGTGGCGCAGCGGCTCTTCGACGAGCAGGCTCTGCGGCTCGGGCCACGGGGGGCGCGGGTGTCACCGGAGGCGGCGCTGGCGGAGGTGCGTGCCACGGCGGTGCCCTCCCAACTCACGCCCTTTCCTCGTGAAGCGCCGCACGCGGCGGTGTGGCTGCGCGCCCAACGGCCCGGACGGGGGAGGCTGCGCACGACGTTGGAGGCGGGCTCTCAACGACTGGTGGAGCGGATGATGCGGGAGGCCGCGCCGGAGCTGGGCGCGAAGGGCATCCACAACGGGGCGGCGGTGGTTGTGGACCGCGAGCGCGCGGAGGTGATCGCGCTGGTGGGTAACTTCGACTTCTTCGACACCGCGCATGGCGGGCAGATTCCGGGGTTCGCGACGACGCGCTCGCCGGGCTCGGCGCTCAAGCCGCTCATCCATGCACTGGCCATCGATCAGGGAATCGCCGGGCCGGAGCAGCTGGTGCCGGACATCCCCACCTTCTACGGCACCTACGCGCCGCGCAACTTCGACGGACGCTTCCAGGGGCTGGTGCGGCTGGAGGACGCGCTCTCCCAGTCGCTCAACCTGCCCTTCGTGAAGTTGTTGCAGCGGCTCGGGGTGGAGCGCTTCCTGGGGGCGTTGCGGCTGGCGGGCGTCACGAGCCTGCACCCGGATCCGGGCCATTACGGGCTGTCCGCGTCGGTAGGAGGCATCGAGCTCACGCCGCTGGAATTGGCGGGGGTCTATCTGGCCATCGCCGAGGACGGCCACGCCCGCCCGCTGAAGCTGCTGGACGAAGGGCGGCCCGAGGCGGGCGCCCAGACGATCTTCTCTCCCGGAGCGGCGTGGCTCACCCGGCGCGCGCTGTCGCTGAGGGATCGGCCGGACTTCCCGGCGCGTCGCAGGCTGACGGGCCTGCCCCCCCGGGTGCACTGGAAGACGGGCACGAGCTTCGGTCACCGGGACGCGTGGGCGGCGGGCTCGGGGCCCCGGCACACCGCGGTGGTGTGGGTGGGCAACTTCGACAACACCCCCAGCGTGCACCTCGTGGGCGCGGAGGCGGCGGGGCCGCTCCTCTTCGACATCCTGGAGGGACTGGGGCCCCGGGGTCGGCTCGAGGACGTGGACGCGGTGGTGCCCTCGGAGCTCACCCAGGTGGAGGTATGCGCCTATTCGGGCTACCTGCCGACGGACGCCTGTACCCAGCGGCGCTTCGTTTTCGCGAAGCGCAGCCACGTGCCCACCGAGACCTGCCCGTACCACCAGCGGGTGGAGGTGGACGTGAAGACGGGGCTGGCGGTGACCCCCTCGTGCCGGGCCGGGCGACAGACGGAGTCGCGCGTGTACCTCTCCTGGCCGGCGAGCATCCGGCGCTGGCTCGCCGAGCAACACCGCCTGCTGCCCCAGCCTCCCGCTCCCGCGCCTGGCTGCGAGCCCGGGGGTGTACAGCGGGCTCCGGAGATCCTCTCGCCCGGACAGGGGCAGGTGGCGCTCCTCATCCCGGGCGTCCCGGCGGACCAACAGGAGGTCCCACTGGAGGCCGAGGCCGAAGGGGACCGGGAGCTGACGTGGTTCGTGGATGGGGTCTTCCTGGCCTCGGCGCGAGCGGACGAGCGGGTGTGGTGGGCGCCCTCGGTGGGTACCCATGAGATCCTCGTCTCGGACGACCGGGGGCTCAGCGCTCGCAGGACATTGGAGGTCCGCGAGCGCCGGTGA
- a CDS encoding DUF2243 domain-containing protein, with protein MAETPRHQGAIISAGVLIGTGLGGFVDGILLHQLLQWHNMLSSRLPPTDLVSMKINMVWDGLFHAFTWLMTVIGIGLLWRAGQRPEVPWSTRTFVGSLSIGWGVFNLVEGLIDHHLLGIHHVHPGAGQLAWDVGFLLLGVLLVVVGWLLVRAGREDTRPRGVAVPSVPHKPLVPRRA; from the coding sequence ATGGCGGAGACTCCACGGCATCAGGGAGCGATCATCTCGGCGGGGGTGCTGATCGGTACGGGCCTGGGCGGCTTCGTCGACGGCATCCTGCTGCACCAATTGCTCCAGTGGCACAACATGCTTTCGTCCCGGTTGCCACCCACGGACCTGGTCTCGATGAAGATCAACATGGTCTGGGACGGCCTCTTCCACGCCTTCACCTGGCTCATGACGGTGATTGGCATTGGTCTTCTGTGGCGCGCGGGGCAGCGCCCCGAGGTGCCCTGGTCGACTCGCACCTTCGTCGGCTCCCTCTCCATCGGATGGGGGGTCTTCAACCTGGTGGAAGGGCTCATCGACCACCATCTGCTCGGCATCCACCATGTCCACCCCGGCGCGGGGCAGCTCGCCTGGGACGTGGGCTTCCTCCTCCTCGGCGTCCTGTTGGTGGTCGTGGGTTGGTTGCTGGTGCGGGCGGGTCGCGAGGACACCCGGCCCCGGGGCGTGGCGGTTCCCTCCGTTCCTCACAAACCACTGGTCCCACGGCGGGCCTAG
- a CDS encoding ATP-binding protein, which produces MSPPARSFRRPFHLMSSLFARMYIGIIVALVLAAAVMGIMATQRLTSKGPDEAQAEQQAEDSAREFEQLNQGLHWLLENQLRSQPRERWAAIVDEWRTHFSHPISLRSKAEVFAQELPKRTRERLLSGQPTAWMRPPGLTGERVDLLLPLPDSELVLVQEVLFGPPRELVLEFLAQELAILLLVLGLAVLVLTFPLYRHVTRLAATTNAFGRGELGARADTRAPEPIGHLARTFNDMAERIHRMTQEQQASLQAISHELRTPIARLHFALDMARHARGQSEWGSQLADMGKDVEELDALVEELLTYTRLHRDAPPLEWESIELVALVTELIQQLALFAPHLRIQLVADSPMECQGSPRYLRRAISNLIRNAQRHARAEIRVQLERNDSSYSVLVDDDGPGIPPRDRERIFLPFTRLDDSRNRKTGGHGLGLAIVHRIMQAHQGSARVADAPLGGARIILSWPQR; this is translated from the coding sequence ATGAGTCCTCCTGCCCGCTCGTTCCGCCGCCCGTTCCATCTCATGAGCAGCCTGTTCGCGCGCATGTACATCGGGATCATCGTGGCGCTCGTGCTGGCCGCCGCCGTGATGGGCATCATGGCCACCCAGCGGTTGACCTCGAAGGGGCCGGACGAAGCACAGGCCGAGCAACAGGCCGAGGACTCCGCCCGGGAGTTCGAGCAACTCAACCAGGGCCTGCACTGGCTCCTCGAGAATCAGCTCCGCTCCCAGCCTCGCGAGCGCTGGGCGGCCATCGTCGACGAATGGCGGACCCACTTCAGCCACCCCATCTCGCTGCGGTCGAAGGCCGAGGTGTTCGCCCAGGAGCTCCCGAAGCGCACCCGGGAGCGCCTGCTCTCGGGCCAACCCACGGCCTGGATGAGACCGCCCGGGCTCACCGGCGAGCGGGTGGACCTGCTCCTGCCCCTGCCGGACTCGGAGCTCGTGCTGGTCCAGGAGGTGCTGTTCGGTCCCCCTCGGGAGCTGGTGCTGGAGTTCCTCGCGCAGGAGCTGGCCATCCTGTTGCTGGTCCTGGGCCTGGCGGTGCTCGTGCTCACCTTCCCCCTCTACCGCCACGTCACACGGCTGGCCGCCACCACGAACGCCTTCGGTCGCGGAGAGCTCGGGGCCCGGGCCGACACCCGAGCGCCGGAGCCCATCGGACATCTGGCCCGCACGTTCAATGACATGGCGGAGCGGATCCACCGCATGACCCAGGAGCAGCAGGCCAGTCTGCAGGCCATCTCCCACGAGCTGCGCACCCCCATCGCCCGGCTGCACTTCGCTCTCGACATGGCCCGGCATGCGCGAGGCCAGAGCGAGTGGGGGTCTCAGCTGGCTGACATGGGCAAGGACGTGGAGGAGCTCGATGCCCTGGTGGAAGAGCTCCTCACCTACACCCGCCTGCACCGGGACGCGCCCCCCCTGGAGTGGGAGTCCATCGAGCTGGTGGCCCTGGTGACGGAGCTGATCCAGCAGCTCGCGCTGTTCGCGCCCCACCTCCGAATCCAGCTCGTCGCCGATAGTCCGATGGAGTGCCAGGGCTCACCCCGCTACCTGCGCCGGGCCATCAGCAACCTCATCCGCAACGCCCAACGTCACGCCCGCGCGGAGATACGGGTCCAGTTGGAGAGGAACGACTCGAGCTATTCCGTGCTCGTCGACGATGATGGCCCCGGCATCCCGCCTCGAGACAGGGAACGCATCTTCCTGCCCTTCACCCGCCTGGATGACAGCCGCAACCGCAAGACGGGTGGTCACGGACTGGGGCTGGCCATCGTCCACCGCATCATGCAGGCGCACCAGGGAAGCGCCCGTGTAGCGGATGCGCCCCTGGGCGGCGCACGCATCATCCTGTCCTGGCCCCAGCGCTGA
- a CDS encoding phospholipase D-like domain-containing protein, producing MNRLPSLLLVCLLSGTACIHREHPQKLRIHEDLPGSGPGLSLALYQSVGVGLRPGHEVRLVQDERILATLEEESRQARESLHLLVSSWQPGEASERLVRALSERQPGVVCRVLVDPLHSPGFQDEVQPRLVEAGCEVRDFRPFVGEEVVFADERLKARNHRQLVVRDGRSGLTGGSGVGPAWRGEQGPRDAWRDTYVHVEGPAVRQLQQAFARDWLEAGGGLLPESAFPSLEPRGEARAGFVASTGSPSLSHSERMVQVLMATARRRLWLTNACFIPTAATVDTLIRKAQEGVDVRVLVPGRQPEGSRGVLAAQRATYERLLENGVRLWEYQNAPLHARTLVVDEQLAAVGSNNLEPNSNALLEEGALVVEDASLAQELAASFEKDLTYAVEIRRDEWRERGLFQRLRIRLPPSTTGCR from the coding sequence GTGAATCGTCTTCCGAGCCTCCTGCTCGTCTGCCTCCTCTCCGGCACGGCGTGCATTCATCGCGAGCATCCCCAGAAGCTGCGCATCCACGAGGACCTGCCGGGTTCGGGGCCGGGGCTCTCGCTCGCCCTCTATCAGTCCGTGGGCGTGGGACTGCGGCCGGGTCACGAGGTGCGGCTGGTCCAGGACGAACGCATCCTCGCCACGCTCGAAGAGGAGAGCCGCCAGGCGCGCGAGTCGCTCCACCTGCTCGTCTCCAGCTGGCAACCGGGCGAGGCCTCGGAGCGTCTCGTCCGCGCGCTCTCCGAGCGCCAGCCGGGCGTGGTCTGCCGCGTCCTGGTGGATCCACTCCACAGTCCGGGCTTCCAGGACGAGGTCCAGCCGCGGCTCGTCGAGGCGGGCTGTGAGGTGCGCGACTTCCGTCCCTTCGTCGGAGAGGAGGTGGTGTTCGCCGACGAGCGGCTGAAGGCGCGCAACCATCGCCAGCTCGTCGTGCGCGACGGCCGCAGCGGCCTCACCGGAGGCTCCGGCGTGGGACCGGCCTGGCGTGGCGAGCAGGGGCCCAGGGACGCATGGCGGGACACCTACGTCCACGTGGAGGGTCCGGCCGTGCGACAGCTGCAACAGGCCTTCGCCAGGGACTGGCTGGAGGCGGGCGGAGGGCTGCTCCCGGAGTCGGCCTTCCCCTCGCTCGAGCCCCGGGGCGAAGCGCGCGCGGGTTTCGTCGCGAGCACCGGCTCGCCCTCGCTCAGCCACTCCGAGCGGATGGTGCAGGTGCTCATGGCCACCGCCCGGCGCCGCCTGTGGCTCACCAATGCCTGCTTCATCCCCACCGCCGCCACGGTGGACACGCTCATCCGCAAGGCCCAGGAGGGCGTGGATGTCCGCGTCCTGGTGCCCGGCCGCCAGCCCGAGGGCAGCCGTGGAGTCCTCGCCGCGCAGCGCGCCACCTATGAGCGCCTGCTCGAGAATGGCGTACGGCTCTGGGAGTACCAGAACGCGCCCCTGCACGCGCGCACCCTCGTGGTGGACGAGCAACTGGCGGCCGTGGGCTCCAACAACCTGGAGCCCAACTCGAACGCGCTGCTCGAGGAGGGGGCCCTCGTCGTCGAGGATGCATCGCTCGCCCAGGAGCTCGCCGCCAGCTTCGAGAAGGATCTGACGTACGCGGTGGAGATCCGCCGGGACGAGTGGCGGGAGCGTGGGCTGTTCCAACGCCTCCGCATCCGGCTCCCCCCGTCGACCACCGGGTGCCGCTGA
- a CDS encoding CotH kinase family protein has translation MRIARLICTLCVALSFACESQGTAPSKVNDGQTPISDEDVTPPEPAPTTEQPPRPEPPTQQPPQQPDPPPLEPEEQRTFVLPPVQESLQEYELILPPGVLEKFLADKYTPEQDAVFRHNGVNHPVKVRLRGASARDFPKKSWNVSFEDGVRFEGRTSLNLVAEYQDASMLAEKLAYDLLAAMRVPAPRAKYVRLRINGHYEGVFLDIEQVNKSFLRAHDFADRDATIYRAGWKDTELKLRTWKVPYQGDWQQKTNEKTPHDDALDEVLYIINRTPEPELPDALARHLELEAYLRSMVMDALMANNYIEDSESYFIHDEVTDRWVYVAWDLNNVDARWWHEIPLVENPEPLYKHPLFPFTLTDGVVANRYENRKTVHPGYLPVFSNLGTRVVMNPELRARLVARIDKAMNELFTLEVLGAHIDELHALLAPHMADDPYMDLAKFQAGRAWMRDFVRLRRAFVLKELERYRTSRPGLVLEALDAREGWVELGNRGDAPVALGGMVLTTNLRRSIPALLSPEIPAEPPAQTPTYGPPQGVVLSERTLRPGERVRFTASELGLTFTPDGEIGVFDGQSVVGMKDVLFYGTLPAGKHYERAGDGAWEVR, from the coding sequence ATGAGAATCGCGCGTTTGATCTGCACCCTCTGTGTTGCCTTGTCGTTCGCCTGCGAATCCCAGGGCACGGCTCCGTCCAAGGTGAACGATGGGCAGACCCCCATCTCGGACGAAGACGTCACCCCGCCCGAGCCAGCTCCCACGACGGAGCAACCACCGCGGCCCGAGCCCCCCACGCAACAACCTCCCCAGCAGCCCGACCCTCCTCCCCTGGAGCCCGAGGAGCAGCGGACCTTCGTCCTGCCCCCGGTGCAGGAGTCCCTGCAGGAGTACGAGCTGATCCTGCCTCCGGGGGTGCTGGAGAAGTTCCTCGCCGATAAGTACACGCCGGAGCAGGACGCCGTCTTCCGCCACAATGGCGTGAACCATCCGGTGAAGGTGCGCCTGCGCGGGGCCTCGGCCCGAGACTTCCCCAAGAAGAGCTGGAACGTGAGCTTCGAGGACGGCGTGCGCTTCGAGGGACGCACCTCGCTCAACCTCGTCGCCGAGTACCAGGACGCGTCGATGCTGGCGGAGAAGCTCGCCTATGATCTGCTGGCGGCCATGCGCGTACCGGCACCCCGCGCGAAATACGTGCGGCTGAGAATCAACGGCCACTACGAGGGTGTCTTCCTGGACATCGAGCAGGTCAACAAGTCCTTCCTGCGCGCCCACGACTTCGCGGACCGGGACGCCACCATCTACCGCGCCGGGTGGAAGGATACCGAGCTCAAGCTGCGCACCTGGAAGGTGCCCTACCAGGGCGACTGGCAGCAGAAGACGAACGAGAAGACGCCCCACGACGACGCGCTCGACGAGGTGCTGTACATCATCAACCGCACGCCCGAGCCGGAGCTGCCCGACGCGCTCGCCCGGCACCTGGAATTGGAGGCCTACCTGCGCTCCATGGTGATGGACGCGCTCATGGCCAACAACTACATCGAGGACTCGGAGAGCTACTTCATCCACGACGAGGTGACGGACCGCTGGGTGTACGTGGCGTGGGATCTCAACAACGTGGACGCGCGCTGGTGGCACGAGATACCGCTCGTCGAGAATCCGGAGCCCCTCTACAAGCACCCGCTCTTCCCCTTCACCCTGACGGACGGGGTGGTGGCCAACCGATACGAGAACCGGAAGACGGTCCACCCGGGCTACCTGCCCGTCTTCTCCAACCTGGGGACCCGCGTGGTGATGAACCCGGAGCTGCGCGCCCGGCTGGTGGCCCGGATCGACAAGGCCATGAACGAGCTCTTCACCCTCGAGGTGTTGGGAGCCCACATCGACGAGCTGCACGCGCTCCTGGCCCCGCACATGGCCGATGACCCGTACATGGACCTCGCGAAGTTCCAGGCGGGCCGCGCCTGGATGAGGGACTTCGTCCGCCTGCGGCGCGCGTTCGTCCTGAAGGAACTGGAGCGCTACCGCACGAGCAGGCCCGGGCTGGTACTGGAGGCACTGGATGCCCGTGAGGGTTGGGTGGAGCTGGGCAACCGCGGTGACGCGCCCGTGGCACTCGGCGGGATGGTGCTGACCACGAACCTGCGGCGGAGCATCCCCGCGCTGCTGAGTCCCGAGATACCGGCGGAGCCACCCGCGCAGACGCCAACGTATGGCCCACCCCAGGGGGTCGTGCTCTCGGAGCGCACACTGAGGCCGGGCGAGCGCGTGCGCTTCACCGCCTCCGAGCTGGGCCTCACCTTCACGCCTGATGGGGAGATCGGCGTCTTCGATGGCCAGTCGGTGGTGGGAATGAAGGACGTCCTCTTCTACGGGACGCTCCCAGCCGGGAAGCACTACGAGCGCGCCGGGGATGGAGCCTGGGAGGTGCGCTGA
- a CDS encoding NAD(P)-binding protein, protein MAKRVVIAGGGLAGLTCAKYLVDEGFSVTLLLLRQSGGRRPGRQGLRGGGAAIGFRSATLSRRA, encoded by the coding sequence ATGGCGAAGCGGGTCGTGATCGCGGGCGGAGGGCTGGCGGGGTTGACGTGCGCGAAGTACCTCGTGGACGAGGGCTTCTCGGTGACGCTCCTCCTTCTTCGGCAGTCAGGAGGGCGCCGTCCGGGGCGGCAAGGCCTGCGCGGAGGCGGTGCTGCAATCGGTTTCCGGAGCGCCACGCTGAGCCGCCGCGCGTGA